The DNA window CAAACATGCCAAACAGTCAGGCATTATTTACTGTCAATCACGCTCTGGAGTAGACGACTTAACAACAAAGCTTAAACAGGACGGCTACTCTGTACTGCCTTACCATGCAGGTTTAAATAATCAAAAACGTGCTTCAAACCAAGAGAAGTTTGTGCGCGATGACGTTGATATTATTGTTGCAACTATTGCCTTTGGAATGGGTATTAACAAGCCCGATGTGCGCTATGTGGTGCATTACGATTTACCTAAAAATATTGAAAGTTATTATCAACAAATTGGGCGTGCCGGTCGAGATGGTGACGATGCTGATTGCCTACTATTATTTGGTTACGGTGATACCGGTAAAATTCGGTTCTTTATTGACCAAATGAACAACGAGCATGAAAAGCGGCTTGCCACCATGCACTTAAATCAGATGCTGGCGTTGGCCGAAACGGAAGAATGCCGAAGACTACCGTTATTGCAGTACTTTGGTGAGTCTGAAGTTAGTGAAACCTGCGTGAAATGCGATAACTGTTTGAGTGACGATAAGCAGAAATCTGATTTAACCGTGCCAGCGCAGAAATTTTTATCTTGTGTGCATAGAACTGGGCAACGCTTTGGCGCCGCGTATATAGTTGACGTGCTGCGTGGTTCAAATGCGGAAAAGGTGCTGCAAAACCAACACAATTTATTGTCAACCTACGACATCGGTAATGAGCTAGATAAAAAACAATGGATAGCACTGTCGCGACAGCTTATTCAAAAGAAATTATTGCGTCAAGATGAACAATTTGGTGGTTTAAAGTTAACTCAGTTAGCAACTGATGTATTAAAAGGCAAGGTGCCTTTTTACGCTATGCTGCAGCAAGCAGTGCCTGAAAAGCGATCATCAACATCAAAGTCAGATGTCATTGGCAACAGTGAGCTTATGGCCATATTGAAAAGCGAACGAAAGAGGATTGCAGACCAAGCAAATGTGCCTCCTTACGCTATATTTGCCGATAGAAGCTTACAAGAAATGGCGTATTATTTTCCTCATTCAAAACAAAGTTTACTGCAAATTCACGGTGTAGGTAGCGCTAAGTTGAGCAAGTATGCAGATTTGTTTTTGTCAATTATTGCAGAATTTTGCTCGCAGCATAATTTGCAAGAGGTTCCAAACGCCCAAAGTGCTAGTGCTCAGGTGAAAAAGGCAGTTGCCAAAACGTCTAGTGTCAGCAGCAAGACAAAAGGGGTTGTGGAGGAATTTGAAAATGGCAGTTCGGTTGCAAACTTATCACGCTTGATGAAAGTTAAAGAAAATACAATTTATAGCCATTTGTATAAGTACGCCCAGACCGCAAATAGAATGGATAAACCGGAGCGATTAATAGAAGAAGCAAAGCTAACTGAAGCACAAGTTTTAGAGGGGTGTGCAGCATTTGAAGAACATGGTAGTGAAAGATTGAAACCGGTGTACGAAGCGCTAAGTGAGAAGTTTAGTTATGAGCAGCTGCATTTGCTAAGAGTGTTTTACTTGCAAAGCTGAATGTCAAACGCGTTAGTTGTAATCCCCCAAATTAGTGTCTATGCTGAGCCACCAAATAGCTATTGCCATGCGGGCACAGCGATAAAATATATCACTCGAATATGCCAAAACGTCAACCAGTAAAATCTCAGCAATCACCTACAGAGCTAGGTGATACCAGCGAAGCAAGCAGATTGCTTGAACGACGAAAAGAACAAAAATCGCTGCTACGAACAACGCTAAGATACTCTCAGAAAGAAGCGTTGGCTTCTTCGGCTATGACGGCAACTAGCGACAACTTTTTTAATGCTTTTGCTATCTACTTGCAAGCCAGTATGACCCAGTTGGGAATATTGACCGGAATACCGCAATTGTTTGGCGCAATTACTCAGATTATTTCCATTTGGTTGGGTAATCATTTTTGCCGTAAAAACATCATTATCGGTTCGGCAATTGCGCAGTCTATTACCCTATTATCAATGGCCGCTGTGGCGGTTTTGAGACCAAGCAATGGAATTTGGTACTTTATTGCCTTAGCCCTGATGCATCATGGTTTACTCAATCTTATTCAGCCTCAGTGGCGGGCTTGGATGGGAAGCATTGTGCCAGCAAATCGAAGAGGTTCCTTTTTTGCATTGCGTACGCGCATCATTATGTTTGCTTCACTATGTGTATTTCTTGCCGGAGGTGCACTATTAACTGCTGTCGATAAAATTGACTTAACTTGGCTCGGATTTTCATTATTGTTTGTAATTGCAGCCGTAGGCCGATTAAATTCAGCGTGGTTATTTTCAAAGATGCACGATGAGCATTTGCAGCCAAGCAAAGTTGCGTTTGTGCAAACGTTGATCGCGTTTAAAGAGGCGTGGCAAGACCCGGTGTTTAGACAATACAGTTTGTTAGTTGCCACGATGCAGTCCATGGTAGCGATTTCAGCTCCGTTTTTTGCCGTGTATATGCTAGCGCATTTGGAGTTCACTTATTTAGAATTTGTTTTAAGCGGGATTGCGTCAATTGTGACGCAGTTTTTCACCTTAAAATTTTGGGAAAAATTTAGCGATCAATTCGGTAATCGCTTGGTCATTATGGTCACGAGCGGGGCAATAACCTTAATACCTTTACTCTGGTTATTTTCTGACAGTTT is part of the Glaciecola nitratireducens FR1064 genome and encodes:
- the recQ gene encoding DNA helicase RecQ, giving the protein MTLPTSSSKLENAQAILKDVFGFDSFRSTQQGIIESVLEHNNTLAIMPTGGGKSLCYQIPAIVFDGLTVVISPLISLMQDQVRQLVELDISAGVLNSSLSSDEYQNNLVSLKNGEIKLLFLAPETALQPNILSLLQSIHVACIAIDEAHCISEWGHEFRPEYRQLDQLVSRFPDAVTVALTATATPRVREDIKRQLNISNESEFIASFDRPNLYLEVAPKESAYAQTKTFIDKHAKQSGIIYCQSRSGVDDLTTKLKQDGYSVLPYHAGLNNQKRASNQEKFVRDDVDIIVATIAFGMGINKPDVRYVVHYDLPKNIESYYQQIGRAGRDGDDADCLLLFGYGDTGKIRFFIDQMNNEHEKRLATMHLNQMLALAETEECRRLPLLQYFGESEVSETCVKCDNCLSDDKQKSDLTVPAQKFLSCVHRTGQRFGAAYIVDVLRGSNAEKVLQNQHNLLSTYDIGNELDKKQWIALSRQLIQKKLLRQDEQFGGLKLTQLATDVLKGKVPFYAMLQQAVPEKRSSTSKSDVIGNSELMAILKSERKRIADQANVPPYAIFADRSLQEMAYYFPHSKQSLLQIHGVGSAKLSKYADLFLSIIAEFCSQHNLQEVPNAQSASAQVKKAVAKTSSVSSKTKGVVEEFENGSSVANLSRLMKVKENTIYSHLYKYAQTANRMDKPERLIEEAKLTEAQVLEGCAAFEEHGSERLKPVYEALSEKFSYEQLHLLRVFYLQS
- a CDS encoding MFS transporter encodes the protein MPKRQPVKSQQSPTELGDTSEASRLLERRKEQKSLLRTTLRYSQKEALASSAMTATSDNFFNAFAIYLQASMTQLGILTGIPQLFGAITQIISIWLGNHFCRKNIIIGSAIAQSITLLSMAAVAVLRPSNGIWYFIALALMHHGLLNLIQPQWRAWMGSIVPANRRGSFFALRTRIIMFASLCVFLAGGALLTAVDKIDLTWLGFSLLFVIAAVGRLNSAWLFSKMHDEHLQPSKVAFVQTLIAFKEAWQDPVFRQYSLLVATMQSMVAISAPFFAVYMLAHLEFTYLEFVLSGIASIVTQFFTLKFWEKFSDQFGNRLVIMVTSGAITLIPLLWLFSDSFIYIIAIQCFSGLWWSGFTLSTANYLYDIRPHHSNFATYAATQAGLAAVLVFVGSLLGGIVASYANAFNEWSGLSLWLSSSLFIVFICSSLGRLLVFFYFIPNLQDTGIRQRPKMLSLVLRVARFNAISGVNFDWLTVVKKKPEE